From a single Arachis hypogaea cultivar Tifrunner chromosome 3, arahy.Tifrunner.gnm2.J5K5, whole genome shotgun sequence genomic region:
- the LOC112770149 gene encoding uncharacterized protein yields the protein MLHSQCHKLLFPNLPVPLSLTHQYQHHNHSPVLHFLNRRNNGNTLHVLSAIPPEASPVLITHLAQEFTITGTIQFPLFTATNETLQVASSVLLTGATTAFFFRTVVRRIKRVKELKFRSAGVNKSLNGLRAMQSNSIKVKAPPAPDQALLGAVIAGVIALILFNLTSNVDTALSHHTVSNNFSARQITITIRTMITGLCYLATFIYGFSSIGLLLYSGQLATNISFMGRSVTGKKIDKKIIEQPGIFSSSTIKNITSDDNKLSTPKEDQSQSKST from the exons ATGTTGCATTCTCAGTgtcacaagcttctcttcccaAATCTCCCAGTTCCTCTCTCACTGACCCACCAATACCAACACCATAACCACTCCCCTGTTCTTCATTTTCTGAATAGACGCAACAATGGTAATACTCTTCACGTACTCTCAGCTATTCCTCCAGAAGCTTCACCAGTGCTGATTACTCACTTAGCCCAAGAATTCACAATTACAGGCACCATTCAATTCCCTCTTTTTACAGCCACAAACGAAACACTGCAGGTTGCTTCTAGTGTTCTTCTCACAGGGGCCACCACTGCCTTCTTCTTTCGTACCGTTGTGCGCCGTATCAAACGTGTCAAAGAATTG AAATTTAGGTCCGCTGGAGTGAATAAATCACTAAATGGGTTGAGAGCTATGCAGTCAAATTCCATTAAAGTTAAGGCTCCACCAGCACCTGATCAAGCATTGCTGGGAGCAGTTATAGCAGGTGTTATTGCTCTTATTCTCTTCAATCTGACCTCAAATGTAGACACAGCTCTAAGTCATCACACGGTTTCAAATAATTTCTCG GCCCGCCAAATTACAATCACCATAAG GACAATGATAACGGGTTTGTGCTACCTTGCAACATTTATCTACGGTTTCAGTTCTATTGGTCTATTGCTTTATTCTGGCCAGCTTGCCACCAATATTAGCTTTATGGGAAGGTCAGTTACTGGAAAGAAAATTGACAAGAAGATCATTGAGCAGCCAGGCATCTTTTCAAGTTCAACAATCAAAAATATCACAAGTGATGATAATAAACTGAGTACCCCCAAGGAAGATCAAAGCCAAAGCAAGTCAACATAA
- the LOC112790137 gene encoding uncharacterized exonuclease domain-containing protein At3g15140, translated as MALLRASLLKMTCHRNVWLSSVTPLTVYPNSSSLPLQPPMFTLSASESPSHSSSSHEPQFRWKPMCLYHTQGKCNKMDDPVHIERFNHDCSRELQVASAERHKICSQNFDFFLVLDLEGRVEILEFPVLMISAKTMQVEDIFHRFVRPTEMSEQRINEYIEGKYGKFGVDRVWHDTAVPFKEVIQQFEAWLMQRQLWKGGSLDGAAFVTCGNWDLKTKVPQQCQVSKLKLPPYFMEWINLKDVYLNFYKRRATGMITMMKELQIPLRGSHHLGIDDTKNITRVLQHMLLDGALIQITARRNPKTPAEVNFLFKHRIR; from the exons ATGGCGCTTCTCAGAGCTTCTTTGCTGAAGATGACGTGTCACCGTAACGTTTGGCTTTCATCGGTCACACCACTTACCGTGTACCCCAACTCAAGCTCCCTCCCTCTCCAGCCTCCGATGTTCACTCTCTCAGCTTCCGAATCTCCATCCCATTCCTCTTCCTCGCACGAGCCTCAATTTCGGTGGAAGCCCATGTGCTTGTACCACACACAGGGAAAGTGCAACAAG ATGGATGATCCTGTCCACATTGAGAGGTTCAATCATGACTGCTCCAGGGAGCTTCAAGTGGCATCTGCTGAGCGGCACAAGATATGCTCTCAGAATTTCGACTTTTTCCTTGTGCTTGATTTAGAGGGTAGGGTTGAGATTCTTGAGTTTCCGGTTCTAATGATTAGTGCTAAAACAATGCAAGTTGAAGACATTTTCCACAG GTTTGTGAGGCCCACAGAAATGAGTGAACAAAGAATAAATGAATACATTGAAGGGAAGTATGGAAAATTTGGGGTTGACAG gGTATGGCATGACACAGCGGTGCCCTTCAAGGAAGTTATTCAACAATTTGAAGCATGGCTGATGCAACGTCAATTGTGGAAAGGTGGGAGCCTTGATGGTGCAGCATTTGTAACTTG TGGAAATTGGGATTTGAAGACAAAGGTACCTCAGCAGTGTCAGGTGTCAAAACTAAAGCTTCCACCATATTTTATGGAGTGGATTAATCTAAAAGATGTATATCTCAACTTTTATaaaagaagg GCCACAGGAATGATCACAATGATGAAGGAACTGCAAATACCATTGAGAGGAAGTCATCATCTTGGAATTGATGACACCAAGAACATAACAAGAGTATTGCAGCACATGCTACTTGATGGTGcacttatccagattactgcaagGAGGAATCCGAAGACGCCAGCAGAGGTTAACTTTCTCTTCAAGCACCGTATTAGATAG